The following proteins are co-located in the Gloeocapsa sp. PCC 7428 genome:
- a CDS encoding phage holin family protein has product MLGFLISVVVIAISLLIISKLPLGVDVDNPWVALIAGAIIGAFNGIWGLFPGWFRTANALLSLGLIPLIGSIIVFGLAAWLVEGFRLRWGIGSAILGAIALSIVNSILFFILRQTGLVAI; this is encoded by the coding sequence ATGCTTGGATTTTTAATTTCTGTCGTCGTCATTGCGATTAGTTTATTAATTATCTCAAAACTACCTTTGGGTGTTGATGTTGATAATCCTTGGGTTGCTTTAATTGCTGGGGCGATTATTGGTGCATTTAATGGTATTTGGGGTTTGTTTCCTGGCTGGTTTAGAACGGCGAATGCTCTTTTAAGTCTAGGGTTGATTCCCTTAATCGGTAGTATTATTGTATTTGGTCTAGCAGCGTGGTTGGTTGAGGGATTTCGCTTGCGATGGGGAATTGGCAGTGCAATTTTAGGAGCGATCGCTCTTAGCATTGTTAACTCAATTCTCTTTTTCATTCTGCGCCAGACAGGCTTGGTTGCAATTTAA
- a CDS encoding Yip1 family protein, with protein sequence MNETALNRFWELLGWVLALKFEAFEQINILPYGSTVAFVVVLAASLSQVVAQSVVLFVNRVTPIRFVFTLLIGAVLFAFGYFFLVLSTWLISFAPFTVEARFEVVARTLGFSYAPLIFSVFGAMPYLGEPILSVLSLWQLLAMVVGFAAASNTTVWQAFGTVALGWFTLWVMQRTIGQPIAQFGYWIACQVAGVELVTKRERLPAILQKRLRAFATNLTVMNRFDATAVTSFQIEAQTTSVKKRSQYSTSNFPSNAAVSAQADAIDRDRRFQLSKIVRQLPSLVGLTGVTFAAIVLLSPIRYWWFAWYGNLGGIFKLAFDLVWIGIIAFVAAAILAPLEALGWWAGWYGDRVNTTSATTEKPQSIPQHISRYVVYLDGIGQSTFDYLPDIQAFLDSLAPVLPKDVLLIKGIMPYSVRNNPLTGNRPLAFFWRLADSFRLKNPASLFGYLVNLRNVLVVAVSADKRYGPIYNLGIAKVIYQALIRHGYQSDSDVPITLIGFSGGGQMAAGAAPFLRQVLTAPIEVISLGGVISGNINILKLEHLYHLVGDKDFVERMGLMFPKRWAIFFLSYWNRAKRLGKVNRISLGPVGHQLPGGLMDPEQFLPDGRSYLQQTIDWVVEILLGTAAIEDRATPRQASNYERYRQAAFNQPQFYPLDQSVSQEYYHPIAPWMGRLILPAKEQRQTIKGVLFEVHHAPADFQQLVGQVTILRWSDTPQVRSYVKAVTKDVHFSAQAEYSSQQGNIHPTRINHWRLVDPLESLAGSHPVDDVVVMLQEPIAVQLLPDIRQSAHEASISAYALSISRDPVQITGRYYGLVKFIQLVEADSDLFRVVHFNRTSKQFDGAEEIVKMPSVVANRNDTYPSTNKDIEKSPLNETGWYIYGAPDASGVFVVQALAPRVLFQVEPKRRIEGKAVKKYLKKEVWGNLTAQKGKISTALLGSNTNNAAWHEGKRALLIHVYGGIGGQKTEPKAKGPVYFGHFAYGIAEVVREPLTDELRFEIVYHQIYTHNTDGLIAGSLHWSRYMGDRSFGWMGLRPVCDTLVELDGFTGDYETTDGQKRSPLDQVVYQLEIMAARYRIGDGTGGTFVGPANNCTQDANQALYAALRQIAQAIRSHPNVEEWKKQNPEQLHRLEQLEQLGLDLKRLLLPWGTARADWKNQAEVLGSTLEDNPVQNLIRSLISWRTILPRLTSDEVTQAFLRQGGSAWVLRTNQIGGVDPDIEPVAPITL encoded by the coding sequence ATGAATGAAACTGCCCTCAATCGATTTTGGGAATTATTGGGATGGGTGCTAGCGCTCAAATTTGAAGCCTTTGAACAAATTAACATCCTGCCGTATGGCTCGACAGTTGCGTTCGTCGTTGTTCTAGCTGCTAGCTTATCTCAAGTCGTTGCTCAGAGCGTTGTTCTATTCGTCAATCGGGTTACACCCATTCGCTTTGTATTTACGCTGCTGATTGGAGCAGTTTTATTTGCATTTGGCTACTTCTTCCTAGTTTTGAGTACTTGGTTAATTAGCTTTGCTCCATTTACCGTTGAAGCTCGTTTTGAGGTGGTAGCACGCACTTTAGGATTTAGTTACGCACCGCTCATCTTTAGTGTTTTTGGAGCGATGCCTTACTTAGGAGAACCGATTCTATCAGTGTTATCGCTGTGGCAGTTGTTGGCAATGGTTGTTGGCTTTGCCGCCGCTAGCAATACGACTGTATGGCAGGCATTTGGAACTGTCGCGTTGGGATGGTTTACGCTGTGGGTGATGCAACGCACGATTGGTCAGCCGATCGCCCAGTTTGGTTATTGGATTGCTTGCCAAGTAGCGGGTGTAGAACTCGTCACTAAGCGCGAACGGCTTCCAGCGATTTTACAAAAGCGATTGCGTGCTTTTGCGACGAATTTAACGGTAATGAACAGATTCGACGCAACAGCTGTCACATCTTTTCAGATAGAAGCACAAACCACTTCTGTAAAGAAGCGATCGCAATACTCCACATCAAATTTTCCAAGTAATGCAGCCGTTTCAGCCCAGGCTGATGCCATCGATCGCGATCGCCGTTTTCAGTTGAGTAAAATTGTCCGACAACTCCCCAGTCTCGTCGGACTCACTGGCGTTACTTTTGCAGCGATCGTTCTTCTCTCACCGATTCGTTACTGGTGGTTCGCCTGGTATGGTAATTTGGGCGGGATCTTTAAACTAGCCTTCGATTTAGTATGGATTGGCATAATTGCCTTTGTCGCCGCTGCGATTTTAGCTCCCTTAGAGGCGCTTGGCTGGTGGGCGGGTTGGTATGGCGATCGCGTCAACACTACGTCTGCGACAACCGAAAAACCGCAATCTATCCCACAACACATCTCGCGTTATGTCGTTTATCTCGATGGTATCGGTCAATCTACATTTGACTATTTACCAGATATTCAAGCGTTTCTCGACTCTTTAGCACCAGTTTTACCAAAAGACGTGCTGCTCATTAAAGGCATTATGCCCTACTCAGTCCGCAATAACCCACTGACAGGCAACCGTCCTCTAGCATTCTTTTGGCGCTTGGCTGACTCATTTAGACTCAAAAATCCTGCAAGTTTGTTTGGTTATTTAGTCAATCTCCGCAATGTCTTGGTTGTCGCGGTGTCTGCTGACAAACGCTATGGACCAATCTACAATCTGGGAATTGCCAAGGTTATTTATCAAGCGCTCATCCGACATGGCTACCAATCTGATAGCGATGTTCCAATTACGCTGATTGGTTTTAGCGGCGGTGGCCAAATGGCAGCAGGAGCCGCCCCATTTTTACGACAGGTATTAACTGCCCCGATTGAGGTAATCTCGCTTGGAGGAGTTATTAGTGGCAATATTAACATCTTAAAACTAGAGCATCTCTATCATTTGGTAGGTGACAAAGATTTCGTTGAGCGTATGGGTCTGATGTTTCCCAAACGTTGGGCGATCTTCTTCTTGTCTTACTGGAATCGTGCCAAACGCCTGGGGAAAGTGAATCGAATTTCGCTTGGTCCGGTCGGTCATCAACTCCCAGGAGGATTAATGGACCCCGAACAGTTTCTCCCCGACGGTCGCAGTTACTTGCAACAAACGATCGATTGGGTCGTAGAAATTTTACTAGGCACTGCTGCGATAGAAGATCGAGCAACTCCTCGCCAAGCCAGTAATTATGAACGGTATCGGCAAGCCGCTTTCAATCAACCTCAGTTTTATCCACTCGATCAGTCGGTGTCACAAGAATACTACCACCCAATTGCACCCTGGATGGGAAGATTGATTTTGCCTGCTAAAGAGCAACGGCAAACGATTAAAGGCGTCTTGTTTGAAGTGCATCATGCACCCGCCGATTTTCAGCAGCTTGTTGGACAAGTTACAATCTTGCGCTGGAGCGACACGCCACAAGTGCGATCGTATGTCAAAGCAGTAACGAAAGACGTGCATTTCAGCGCTCAAGCCGAGTACAGCAGTCAACAAGGCAACATTCACCCAACGCGAATTAATCACTGGCGACTTGTCGATCCCTTAGAATCGCTAGCCGGTTCGCATCCCGTTGATGATGTTGTCGTGATGTTGCAAGAACCCATTGCCGTGCAACTCCTCCCTGATATACGTCAATCTGCGCATGAGGCAAGTATCTCTGCATACGCGTTGTCTATTTCTCGCGACCCCGTTCAAATTACAGGACGCTACTACGGCTTGGTAAAATTTATACAACTTGTAGAAGCCGACAGTGATTTGTTTCGCGTAGTTCACTTTAATCGGACTTCAAAGCAATTTGATGGAGCAGAAGAAATTGTCAAAATGCCTTCTGTAGTAGCCAATCGCAATGATACTTACCCATCTACTAACAAAGACATTGAAAAATCTCCCCTGAATGAAACTGGATGGTACATCTATGGTGCGCCGGATGCGTCAGGGGTGTTTGTCGTACAAGCATTAGCCCCTCGCGTTCTGTTTCAGGTCGAACCAAAGCGGAGAATTGAAGGCAAAGCAGTCAAAAAATATCTCAAAAAAGAGGTTTGGGGCAATTTGACGGCGCAAAAAGGTAAAATTAGCACTGCATTACTCGGTAGCAATACTAACAATGCAGCTTGGCACGAAGGTAAGCGGGCGCTACTCATTCACGTTTATGGCGGAATTGGTGGTCAGAAAACAGAACCTAAGGCGAAAGGTCCAGTTTACTTTGGTCATTTTGCTTATGGAATTGCCGAAGTAGTGCGCGAACCGCTAACTGATGAATTGCGATTTGAAATTGTCTATCATCAAATTTATACGCATAATACTGATGGATTAATTGCAGGTAGCTTGCATTGGTCGCGTTACATGGGCGATCGCTCTTTTGGTTGGATGGGATTGCGTCCTGTTTGCGATACCCTTGTCGAACTCGATGGATTTACTGGTGATTATGAAACTACTGATGGTCAGAAGCGATCGCCTTTGGATCAAGTCGTTTATCAGCTAGAAATTATGGCGGCTCGCTATCGTATTGGTGATGGGACAGGCGGCACTTTTGTGGGACCAGCTAATAACTGCACCCAAGACGCCAATCAAGCTTTATATGCTGCACTGAGGCAAATAGCTCAAGCGATTCGTTCTCACCCAAACGTTGAGGAGTGGAAAAAACAAAATCCCGAACAGTTGCACAGACTAGAGCAGCTAGAACAGTTGGGTCTTGATTTGAAACGTTTGCTCTTACCCTGGGGGACAGCACGCGCCGACTGGAAAAATCAGGCGGAGGTACTAGGTAGCACACTAGAAGATAACCCAGTGCAAAACTTAATCCGTAGTTTAATTAGTTGGCGCACCATCTTACCTCGTTTGACCAGCGATGAGGTGACTCAAGCTTTTCTCAGACAGGGTGGTTCAGCGTGGGTGTTACGAACTAATCAAATTGGTGGAGTAGATCCGGATATCGAGCCTGTAGCTCCGATAACACTGTAG
- a CDS encoding protein-arginine deiminase family protein translates to MREILQIETSAKVYSRSQKESREYEDILVVGQPAQISLEHIAPSEDASISFKVQGEIEIYSNINQLVDTQTSVSIKQLPKIILLARTFSDRLNDRSLQIVFHDQNGHQLSKIQLKLTCLRICLDVDADRDGIVEENNPNKGDWKWGVNGHGAILVVNTDRDLVHSCSQYDEKKHIQRLPNLKELSFIIVRRVGVKTLPDGCKVNLSVDQNIARRICIYDELDQGYCELIGAKRAKAKIRETDHDILLGVKGLSYPDVDFDGLVNINLNLTKDGETIYSDRVVFRVAPWIMTPNTLSPITVFVSRLSKEKNEEFIEELRKVVGKANAQLDPVPFEFHKDDPWMRDEIEIGYTQAPGKCIHVVLDSPRDRGLDRFAKRKLLGSDFGYVIRKSRYSATKLDSFGNLEVSPPVTVKGIDYPFGRLIFGGTRQDIIKDPRRKLKVLRDFFFAQKIQAPFEIFSDWLSVGHIDEFMTFVPAPNSKGFKLLLASPDKCYSILQRLENEGHSQVLLRQGKQLYKKPADISVTDVLDNEELTRENERFQEYINWNREALKHELGLGEEDIIDIPALFQDDGDGRAETFFPNMVNMIVLNQHLAIPRPFGPQINTQCQFEADVRAVLEPLGLVCHFIDDWDPYFRGGGEIHCGTNTSRQPFGQKWWEIEPKFFNHSSLQG, encoded by the coding sequence ATGAGAGAAATATTACAGATTGAAACATCTGCTAAAGTTTATTCACGTTCTCAAAAAGAAAGTAGAGAATATGAAGATATTTTAGTTGTTGGTCAACCAGCGCAAATCTCCTTAGAACATATTGCGCCTTCTGAGGATGCAAGTATTAGCTTCAAAGTGCAGGGAGAAATTGAAATTTACTCGAATATAAATCAACTCGTTGATACACAAACCTCAGTTTCGATCAAGCAGCTTCCAAAGATTATCCTGCTAGCAAGAACCTTTAGCGATCGCCTCAATGATCGTTCGCTACAAATAGTTTTCCACGATCAGAATGGTCATCAACTGAGTAAAATTCAACTGAAGCTAACTTGTCTGCGGATTTGTCTAGATGTAGATGCGGATCGCGATGGAATTGTTGAAGAAAATAATCCTAATAAAGGAGATTGGAAATGGGGAGTTAATGGTCACGGTGCGATTTTAGTTGTTAATACCGATCGCGACCTTGTTCATTCTTGCAGTCAATATGATGAGAAAAAACATATTCAAAGACTACCAAATTTAAAAGAATTGAGCTTTATCATTGTTCGCAGAGTGGGGGTGAAAACGCTTCCTGATGGGTGCAAAGTTAATTTATCGGTAGATCAAAATATTGCTAGGCGCATTTGCATTTATGATGAACTAGATCAAGGTTATTGTGAGTTAATTGGAGCCAAGAGAGCAAAGGCAAAAATTAGAGAAACCGACCATGATATTCTCCTAGGTGTGAAGGGATTAAGTTATCCTGATGTAGATTTTGATGGTTTGGTCAATATTAATTTAAATCTTACAAAAGATGGAGAAACAATCTACAGCGATCGCGTAGTTTTTCGCGTTGCTCCTTGGATAATGACTCCTAATACTTTATCACCAATTACTGTGTTTGTATCTCGTTTATCGAAGGAAAAAAACGAAGAATTTATAGAGGAACTGAGAAAAGTTGTAGGCAAAGCCAATGCGCAATTAGATCCTGTTCCTTTTGAATTTCATAAAGACGATCCTTGGATGCGCGATGAAATTGAAATAGGCTATACTCAAGCACCAGGAAAATGCATTCACGTAGTACTTGATTCGCCACGCGATCGCGGACTCGATCGCTTTGCCAAACGCAAATTGCTAGGAAGTGATTTTGGGTATGTGATTCGTAAAAGCCGCTATTCAGCCACAAAATTAGATTCTTTTGGAAATTTAGAAGTTTCTCCACCAGTCACCGTCAAAGGAATTGATTATCCTTTTGGGCGTTTGATATTTGGCGGAACGCGCCAAGACATCATCAAAGACCCGCGCCGCAAGTTAAAAGTTTTACGAGACTTCTTTTTTGCACAAAAAATTCAAGCCCCGTTTGAAATCTTCTCTGATTGGCTGAGTGTGGGGCATATCGATGAATTTATGACGTTTGTTCCTGCTCCTAATTCTAAGGGTTTTAAGCTCCTTCTCGCAAGTCCAGACAAGTGTTATAGCATTCTCCAACGCTTAGAAAACGAAGGACATTCTCAGGTATTATTGCGACAAGGCAAACAGCTTTATAAAAAACCTGCTGATATTAGTGTGACAGATGTTCTTGATAACGAAGAATTGACTCGTGAAAACGAACGCTTTCAAGAATATATTAATTGGAATCGCGAGGCTTTAAAACACGAATTAGGTTTAGGTGAAGAAGATATTATCGACATACCAGCTTTGTTTCAAGATGATGGAGATGGACGAGCGGAAACTTTTTTCCCTAACATGGTTAATATGATTGTTCTCAATCAGCATCTTGCTATTCCTAGACCATTTGGACCTCAGATCAATACTCAATGTCAATTTGAAGCTGATGTTCGAGCAGTTTTAGAACCTTTGGGTTTAGTTTGTCACTTTATTGATGATTGGGACCCTTATTTTCGAGGAGGAGGAGAAATTCATTGCGGTACTAATACTAGCCGACAACCTTTTGGTCAAAAATGGTGGGAGATTGAACCAAAATTTTTCAACCATTCCTCACTACAGGGTTAA
- a CDS encoding DUF3611 family protein → MSNNLNFYLPAPTKQRFAATFRVVRRVSFWVQLGLGTVSSLALLLAIFSRNTTVQATTNPVMAFGVFLGITGILVLCFRLYLSFRYRRLDRTLQSPNRELHPKKEEVLQLLNTGLIVSLIGLLLAFLASEVTIATVAAKALALPQGVAAYTSINSIRPLDIFVVLANVNLIGAHFVGSVIALGLFSWLDD, encoded by the coding sequence ATGTCAAATAACTTGAATTTCTACTTACCTGCACCGACTAAACAACGATTTGCAGCTACTTTCCGCGTAGTTAGGCGCGTTAGCTTCTGGGTGCAGTTAGGGCTAGGTACTGTTTCTAGCTTGGCTTTATTGTTGGCTATATTTAGCCGTAATACTACTGTCCAAGCAACAACAAATCCAGTCATGGCGTTTGGCGTCTTTTTAGGGATTACTGGCATTTTAGTGTTGTGCTTTAGGCTCTATTTGTCTTTTCGTTATCGGCGTTTAGACAGAACTTTACAGTCACCTAATCGAGAATTACATCCAAAAAAGGAGGAAGTACTTCAATTATTAAACACTGGATTAATTGTCAGTTTGATTGGTCTATTGTTAGCTTTTTTAGCATCTGAAGTGACGATCGCTACCGTAGCGGCGAAAGCTCTAGCACTACCTCAAGGAGTAGCAGCTTATACCTCAATAAATTCTATTCGTCCGTTGGATATTTTTGTCGTATTGGCAAACGTTAATTTGATTGGTGCTCACTTTGTTGGCAGTGTCATTGCACTAGGATTATTTAGCTGGTTGGATGATTAG
- a CDS encoding amino acid ABC transporter permease: MSIQFDVIFENFPKFLEGLWNTIWLCTAGMALSLLLGILLLIPLISPSRIARSSVQSFVDAARAVPFLMLAYVIYYGLPSLGLTLDSWTTAVVTIVVYNTAYIAEILRSAWANLPFGQIEAGRAYGFTGWQLLRRIILPQVMLSSVPVLGNQFIQIIKDSAFLSIITIQELTFVARSIQSTYYVPFESFFVAALLYWLLCLTVELGVSRVETLRSIYAR, from the coding sequence ATGAGCATTCAATTTGATGTCATTTTTGAGAATTTCCCTAAGTTTCTTGAAGGATTATGGAATACAATTTGGCTTTGCACCGCTGGTATGGCTTTGTCATTATTGCTTGGTATTTTGCTATTAATTCCGCTGATTTCGCCTTCCCGAATTGCCCGTAGTTCAGTGCAAAGCTTTGTTGATGCGGCAAGAGCAGTTCCTTTCTTAATGCTGGCATATGTTATTTACTATGGGCTACCTTCATTAGGATTAACTTTAGATAGTTGGACGACTGCTGTTGTCACAATTGTTGTCTATAATACGGCTTACATTGCCGAAATTTTACGCTCAGCTTGGGCAAATTTACCATTTGGACAAATTGAAGCAGGACGTGCCTATGGCTTTACAGGTTGGCAACTACTAAGACGAATTATTTTGCCACAAGTTATGTTGTCATCTGTACCTGTATTAGGTAATCAATTCATTCAAATTATTAAAGATTCTGCGTTTCTCTCAATCATCACAATTCAAGAATTAACATTTGTCGCACGTTCCATTCAATCTACTTATTATGTACCGTTTGAGTCATTTTTTGTTGCGGCATTACTGTATTGGCTTTTATGTCTAACTGTTGAATTAGGTGTTAGTAGAGTTGAAACCCTCAGGAGCATTTATGCTAGATAA
- a CDS encoding HdeD family acid-resistance protein, which produces MRTTDPEVSDKERTGGSGLGIVVGILLVIIGLAAIARPVYATIASTIAFGWIFIFAGIAQFIYAFGSRGAGQFVWKLLLSIFYFVAGLVVLTNILSGAIALTLILGITIFVQGALQVFIAFDLRPARNWGWVLFSGILGIILGILIWSEWPFNADWILGLFVGITLLFNGIWMIILSSLQRAT; this is translated from the coding sequence ATGAGAACTACAGATCCTGAAGTGAGTGATAAAGAACGCACTGGTGGCTCAGGACTCGGTATCGTAGTTGGGATCTTATTAGTCATTATCGGGCTAGCCGCTATTGCTCGACCTGTTTATGCAACCATTGCTTCGACAATCGCATTTGGCTGGATTTTTATTTTCGCTGGAATTGCTCAGTTTATCTATGCTTTTGGATCGCGAGGAGCAGGTCAGTTTGTCTGGAAATTACTGCTGAGTATCTTCTATTTTGTGGCTGGGCTTGTTGTTTTAACTAATATCCTTTCAGGAGCGATCGCCCTAACACTCATACTCGGAATTACGATCTTTGTTCAAGGTGCGTTGCAAGTTTTTATTGCCTTTGATTTGCGTCCTGCTCGCAACTGGGGTTGGGTTTTATTCAGTGGAATTTTAGGAATTATACTAGGTATCCTTATTTGGTCTGAATGGCCGTTCAACGCAGATTGGATACTCGGACTTTTTGTTGGAATTACTCTTTTATTTAATGGTATCTGGATGATTATCTTATCTTCATTGCAGCGCGCTACTTAG
- a CDS encoding amino acid ABC transporter ATP-binding protein has product MLDNRVEIQTIPAVELLHLRKSFGQLEVLHDINLRILPRETICLLGPSGSGKSTLLRCINWLETPNSGEIFIHGTQMGRKMSRGKDSLMTETELARMRSRVSMVFQHFNLWPHMTVLENITEAPIHVQKRPKAEAIAQAEQLLIKVGLLDKKHTYPARLSGGQKQRVAIARALAMKSEVILFDEPTSALDPELVGEVLSVMKTLAQEGMTMIIATHEMQFAKEVADRIVFMDAGRIVETAEPHSFFNQPKTARTKQFLERFS; this is encoded by the coding sequence ATGCTAGATAACCGAGTAGAAATACAGACAATACCTGCGGTGGAATTGCTGCATTTGCGTAAAAGTTTTGGTCAGCTTGAGGTATTACACGATATTAATTTAAGGATTCTACCACGAGAAACCATTTGTTTGTTGGGTCCTAGCGGATCGGGAAAATCGACTTTGCTGCGTTGCATTAACTGGTTAGAAACTCCTAACTCTGGAGAGATTTTTATTCATGGTACGCAGATGGGGCGCAAAATGAGTCGAGGTAAAGATTCTTTGATGACCGAAACAGAACTCGCGAGAATGCGATCGCGTGTCAGCATGGTTTTTCAACATTTTAACCTTTGGCCGCACATGACTGTATTGGAAAATATTACTGAAGCCCCGATTCACGTTCAAAAGCGTCCTAAAGCTGAAGCGATCGCACAAGCTGAACAATTGCTCATCAAAGTTGGGCTACTCGACAAAAAGCATACTTATCCAGCGCGCCTATCAGGTGGACAAAAGCAGCGAGTAGCGATTGCGCGGGCGCTAGCCATGAAATCTGAAGTCATTTTATTCGATGAACCCACAAGTGCGCTCGATCCTGAGTTGGTTGGTGAAGTTCTTTCTGTCATGAAAACTCTTGCGCAAGAAGGAATGACAATGATCATCGCTACGCATGAAATGCAGTTTGCGAAAGAAGTTGCGGATCGCATCGTGTTTATGGATGCAGGAAGAATTGTCGAAACAGCCGAGCCACACAGTTTCTTTAACCAGCCTAAAACTGCTCGAACTAAACAATTTTTAGAGCGATTTTCCTAG
- a CDS encoding DOPA 4,5-dioxygenase family protein: MEFQDLSLIKGYHAHVYFDESTVGQAQALCEAAGELFQVTVGRMHHKQVGPHPSWSCQLAFNRSQYTDLLSWLALNRNGLTILIHPLTGNDLKDHTDYASWMGEPQNLKLDVL, from the coding sequence ATGGAATTTCAAGACCTCAGTTTAATTAAGGGTTATCACGCCCACGTGTACTTCGACGAATCAACTGTTGGACAAGCCCAAGCTTTGTGTGAAGCAGCAGGTGAACTATTTCAAGTAACTGTTGGTCGGATGCACCATAAGCAAGTTGGACCACATCCGAGTTGGAGTTGTCAGCTTGCTTTTAATCGTAGTCAGTATACAGATTTACTATCATGGTTAGCGCTCAATCGAAATGGGTTAACAATTCTCATTCACCCTTTAACTGGAAACGATTTAAAAGACCATACTGATTATGCGTCGTGGATGGGAGAACCACAAAATTTAAAACTTGATGTGCTTTAA
- a CDS encoding methylglyoxal synthase yields the protein MANTIALIAHDSRKEDIVQFALAHAPILSRYHLIATAKTSEQIQTATGLFVEQKLTGSRGGVIQIAAEVASGNVLAVIFLVDPLISRSQPHRDALLHLCHIHNVAVATNLATAEAIATQLAKTRVAHLIFNPVSGQRDAQQDLLLIRELLEPHLSLRIHQTTPEVNPTQLAHAAIANHADLVIAAGGDGTVSAVAGALIGTAIPLGIIPRGTANAFAVALGIPGLLSVRNACQIILAEHAQTVDAAYCNGFPMILLAGIGYEANVVEAANRELKDQWGTLAYLMAGWQSIDEQETFETEIEAEENTYKFEAGAITIANAAPPTSILAQGAGQVIVDDGLLDVTIATAENKLHAVTTMLRLLGAAITKTEVNQQNVIHGRTRRLKVTTNPPQKVVVDGEIIGTTPVEVECIPRGLTVFVAKSS from the coding sequence ATGGCTAACACGATCGCACTTATTGCTCATGACAGTCGCAAAGAAGACATTGTACAGTTTGCATTAGCTCATGCGCCTATTTTGTCGCGCTACCACCTGATTGCTACCGCGAAGACAAGCGAACAGATTCAAACTGCAACCGGATTATTTGTAGAGCAGAAATTAACAGGTTCTCGCGGTGGAGTGATTCAGATTGCGGCTGAGGTTGCTAGTGGTAATGTTCTAGCAGTCATTTTTCTAGTCGATCCGCTTATTTCTCGCTCCCAACCGCATCGAGATGCCTTATTGCATCTTTGTCATATTCATAACGTTGCCGTAGCAACGAATCTAGCAACTGCCGAGGCGATCGCAACTCAACTTGCCAAAACACGCGTTGCACACCTTATTTTCAATCCCGTGTCAGGTCAGCGCGATGCCCAACAAGATTTATTATTGATTCGGGAATTACTAGAGCCTCACCTCAGTTTGAGAATTCATCAAACAACACCAGAGGTGAATCCAACACAACTGGCTCACGCCGCGATCGCAAATCATGCCGATTTAGTTATTGCAGCTGGTGGGGATGGAACTGTTTCCGCTGTTGCGGGTGCTTTAATTGGCACGGCAATTCCGTTGGGTATTATTCCCAGAGGTACAGCAAATGCCTTTGCCGTTGCGTTGGGTATTCCTGGATTGTTATCTGTGCGCAATGCTTGCCAGATTATTCTTGCCGAACACGCTCAGACGGTAGATGCTGCCTACTGTAATGGTTTTCCTATGATTTTGTTAGCAGGCATCGGTTACGAAGCAAATGTCGTGGAAGCTGCTAATCGCGAGTTAAAAGATCAATGGGGTACGCTTGCCTATCTTATGGCAGGTTGGCAATCGATTGATGAGCAGGAAACCTTTGAAACGGAAATTGAGGCTGAGGAAAATACCTACAAATTTGAAGCGGGTGCAATTACAATTGCGAATGCTGCTCCGCCCACATCGATCCTCGCGCAAGGCGCAGGGCAAGTGATCGTAGATGATGGACTTCTTGATGTCACGATCGCCACCGCAGAAAACAAACTTCATGCAGTGACAACTATGCTTCGACTGTTAGGAGCCGCAATTACAAAAACTGAGGTAAATCAACAGAACGTCATTCATGGTCGCACTCGTCGGTTAAAAGTGACGACAAATCCGCCGCAGAAAGTGGTAGTAGATGGTGAAATCATTGGTACCACCCCAGTCGAGGTAGAGTGTATTCCTCGCGGTCTAACGGTATTCGTTGCAAAATCTTCTTGA
- a CDS encoding nuclear transport factor 2 family protein codes for MTDSSDKEAILAVNEAFYRAFSNREIASMNRLWWQGATSLCVHPGGNVLIGWENIRSSWESIFRHTDFLEIETEIIKVEVDQAIAYVVVREIVLQSNRGRKVKASSLATNIFQKMAQEWYLIQHHGSPIMR; via the coding sequence ATGACTGATTCATCTGATAAAGAAGCAATTTTAGCGGTTAACGAAGCCTTTTATCGTGCTTTTTCTAATCGAGAAATCGCCAGCATGAACCGTTTGTGGTGGCAGGGGGCAACTAGTTTGTGCGTTCATCCAGGTGGAAATGTCCTAATTGGATGGGAGAATATTCGATCCTCTTGGGAATCTATCTTTCGCCATACTGATTTTTTAGAAATTGAAACGGAAATTATTAAAGTAGAAGTTGACCAAGCGATCGCTTATGTCGTCGTCCGAGAAATTGTCTTGCAGTCGAATCGAGGTAGAAAAGTAAAAGCATCATCGCTTGCAACGAATATCTTTCAAAAGATGGCACAAGAATGGTATTTAATTCAGCATCATGGCAGTCCAATTATGCGTTAG